In a single window of the Heliangelus exortis chromosome 1, bHelExo1.hap1, whole genome shotgun sequence genome:
- the LOC139791687 gene encoding carboxypeptidase A1-like isoform X1, with amino-acid sequence MSLGYQECPCTMKILLVFSSLVAATCSKQLFVGDQVLRITPRDEEQISLLKGLGEQEDLQVDFWRHPTSLSHPADLLVPFSSLQEVKSFLEARNIPYSIIMEDVQKLLDEEQKNMTKSRRERSTSTFDFGSYHTMEEIFSWMDTLVENHPDLVSKLQIGQSFEDRPLYVLKFSTGGSNRSAIWLDTGTHSREWITQAIGVWTANKIAEEYGQDPSITAILDSMDIFFEVIANPDGFAFTHSSNRLWRKTRSLNPGSHCIGVDPNRNWDAGFGGSGSSSKPCSEIYRGPYPHSEKEVKAIVDFILSHGNVKSVISIHSYSQMLLFPYGYKRAPAPHHQELNELAKKAVSDLAAVYGTKYTYGSVADTIYLADGTTIDWAYLNGVKYSFTFELRDTGHYGFLLPNTQIIPTATETWPALVDIMVHVLEHPY; translated from the exons ATGTCCTTGGGGTATCAGGAGTGTCCATGCACCATGAAGATCCTCTTGGTCTTCTCCAGCCTGGTGGCAGCCACCTGCAGCAAGCAGCTTTTTGTAGG gGACCAGGTTCTCCGCATCACTCccagggatgaggagcagaTCAGCCTGCTCAAGGGGCTGGGTGAGCAGGAGGACCTTCAG gTTGACTTTTGGCGTCATCCCACCAGCCTCAGCCACCCAGCTGACCTCCTGGTGCCTTTCTCCAGCCTCCAAGAAGTCAAAAGCTTCCTGGAGGCCAGGAACATTCCCTACAGCATCATCATGGAGGACGTGCAG AAACTCCTGGATGAGGAACAGAAGAACATGACAAAGTCCAGGAGGGAGAGAAGCACCAGCACGTTTGATTTTGGCTCCTACCACACGATGGAAGAG ATCTTCAGCTGGATGGACACGCTGGTGGAGAATCATCCCGACCTCGTCAGCAAACTCCAGATCGGGCAGAGCTTTGAGGACAGACCCTTGTACGTGCTGAAG TTCAGCACCGGGGGATCCAATCGCTCGGCCATCTGGCTGGACACTGGCACCCACTCCCGGGAATGGATCACCCAAGCCATCGGTGTCTGGACGGCCAACAAG ATTGCTGAGGAGTATGGTCAGGACCCCTCCATCACTGCCATCCTGGACAGCATGGACATCTTCTTTGAGGTCATTGCCAACCCTGATGGCTTTGCCTTCACCCACAGCTCT AACCGTCTGTGGCGCAAGACGAGGTCCCTCAACCCTGGGTCCCACTGCATTGGTGTGGATCCCAACAGGAACTGGGATGCAGGCTTTGGAG GTTCTGGCTCCAGCAGCAAACCCTGCTCTGAGATCTACCGTGGTCCTTACCCCCACTCTGAGAAGGAAGTCAAAGCCATCGTGGACTTCATCCTCAGCCATGGGAATGTGAAATCCGTCATCTCCATCCACAGCTACTCCCAGATGCTCCTTTTCCCCTATGGCTACAAGAGAGCACCTGCACCCCACCACCAGGAACTG AATGAGCTGGCTAAAAAGGCAGTGAGTGACTTGGCTGCTGTTTATGGGACCAAATACACCTATGGCAGCGTGGCAGACACCATCT ACTTGGCAGATGGCACCACCATTGACTGGGCCTACCTCAACGGGGTGAAATATTCCTTCACCTTCGAGCTGAGGGACACGGGACACTACGGATTCCTCCTGCCCAACACCCAGATCATCCCCACTGCCACCGAGACCTGGCCAGCTTTGGTGGACATCATGGTCCACGTCCTGGAGCATCCATACTGA
- the LOC139791687 gene encoding carboxypeptidase A1-like isoform X3, with the protein MRSRSACSRGWVSRRTFSLQEVKSFLEARNIPYSIIMEDVQKLLDEEQKNMTKSRRERSTSTFDFGSYHTMEEIFSWMDTLVENHPDLVSKLQIGQSFEDRPLYVLKFSTGGSNRSAIWLDTGTHSREWITQAIGVWTANKIAEEYGQDPSITAILDSMDIFFEVIANPDGFAFTHSSNRLWRKTRSLNPGSHCIGVDPNRNWDAGFGGSGSSSKPCSEIYRGPYPHSEKEVKAIVDFILSHGNVKSVISIHSYSQMLLFPYGYKRAPAPHHQELNELAKKAVSDLAAVYGTKYTYGSVADTIYLADGTTIDWAYLNGVKYSFTFELRDTGHYGFLLPNTQIIPTATETWPALVDIMVHVLEHPY; encoded by the exons atgaggagcagaTCAGCCTGCTCAAGGGGCTGGGTGAGCAGGAGGACCTTCAG CCTCCAAGAAGTCAAAAGCTTCCTGGAGGCCAGGAACATTCCCTACAGCATCATCATGGAGGACGTGCAG AAACTCCTGGATGAGGAACAGAAGAACATGACAAAGTCCAGGAGGGAGAGAAGCACCAGCACGTTTGATTTTGGCTCCTACCACACGATGGAAGAG ATCTTCAGCTGGATGGACACGCTGGTGGAGAATCATCCCGACCTCGTCAGCAAACTCCAGATCGGGCAGAGCTTTGAGGACAGACCCTTGTACGTGCTGAAG TTCAGCACCGGGGGATCCAATCGCTCGGCCATCTGGCTGGACACTGGCACCCACTCCCGGGAATGGATCACCCAAGCCATCGGTGTCTGGACGGCCAACAAG ATTGCTGAGGAGTATGGTCAGGACCCCTCCATCACTGCCATCCTGGACAGCATGGACATCTTCTTTGAGGTCATTGCCAACCCTGATGGCTTTGCCTTCACCCACAGCTCT AACCGTCTGTGGCGCAAGACGAGGTCCCTCAACCCTGGGTCCCACTGCATTGGTGTGGATCCCAACAGGAACTGGGATGCAGGCTTTGGAG GTTCTGGCTCCAGCAGCAAACCCTGCTCTGAGATCTACCGTGGTCCTTACCCCCACTCTGAGAAGGAAGTCAAAGCCATCGTGGACTTCATCCTCAGCCATGGGAATGTGAAATCCGTCATCTCCATCCACAGCTACTCCCAGATGCTCCTTTTCCCCTATGGCTACAAGAGAGCACCTGCACCCCACCACCAGGAACTG AATGAGCTGGCTAAAAAGGCAGTGAGTGACTTGGCTGCTGTTTATGGGACCAAATACACCTATGGCAGCGTGGCAGACACCATCT ACTTGGCAGATGGCACCACCATTGACTGGGCCTACCTCAACGGGGTGAAATATTCCTTCACCTTCGAGCTGAGGGACACGGGACACTACGGATTCCTCCTGCCCAACACCCAGATCATCCCCACTGCCACCGAGACCTGGCCAGCTTTGGTGGACATCATGGTCCACGTCCTGGAGCATCCATACTGA
- the LOC139791685 gene encoding carboxypeptidase A1-like — translation MRSLVLLAALVAVAAGTETFVGHQVLRIVPTTAEELQKVQELQDLEELQLDFWLSPHGLGLPVDVRVPFPSLQPLKAHLEANGVSYSIMIEDVQELLDDEQLEMLRTHRGLPLSTDSFNYAAYHSLDEIYAFMDLLVAENPELVSKIEIGRSTENRPLYVLKFSKGGTKRPAVWIDTGIHSREWVTQASGVWFAKKIVLDHENDEGLASILDSMDIFLEIVTNPDGFAFTQTKNRLWRKTRSKHSGALCVGVDPNRNWDAGFGGSGASGNSCSDTYHGPYANSEPEVKSIVDFVKSHGNIKAFVSIHSYSQLLLYPYGYTTTPAPDQKELHEISQKAVAALESLYGTEYKYGSIITTIYKASGSTIDWTYNQGIKYSFTFELRDTGRYGFLLPATQIVPTAEETWLALKVIMLHARDNLY, via the exons ATGAGGTCCCTCGTGCTCCTGGCTGCCCtggtggcagtggctgctggcacagagacTTTTGTTGG GCACCAAGTGCTGCGCATTGTCCCCACcactgctgaggagctgcagaaggtgcaggagctgcaggacctggaggagctgcag CTGGATTTCTGGCTGTCCCCCCATGGCCTTGGTCTCCCCGTTGATGTCCGCgtgcccttccccagcctgcagcccctcaaagcccacctggaggCCAATGGTGTCTCCTACTCCATCATGATTGAGGACGTGCAG GAACTGCTGGATGATGAGCAGCTGGAGATGCTCCGCACCCACCGTGGGCTCCCGCTCTCCACCGACAGCTTCAACTATGCCGCCTACCACAGCTTGGATGAG ATCTACGCCTTCATGGACCTCCTGGTGGCCGAAAACCCCGAGCTGGTCAGCAAGATCGAGATCGGTCGCTCAACGGAGAACCGGCCCCTCTACGTGCTCAAG ttcagCAAAGGGGGGACCAAGCGTCCGGCGGTCTGGATTGACACCGGCATCCACTCCCGTGAATGGGTGACACAGGCCAGTGGTGTCTGGTTTGCCAAGAAG ATTGTCCTGGACCACGAGAATGATGAAGGTCTGGCCTCCATCCTGGACAGCATGGACATCTTCCTGGAGATTGTCACCAACCCAGATGGTTTTGCCTTCACCCAAACCAAG AACCGTTTGTGGCGCAAGACCAGGTCCAAGCACTCGGGGGCCCTTTGTGTCGGGGTCGACCCCAACCGCAACTGGGACGCAGGTTTTGGAG GGTCCGGGGCAAGTGGAAATTCCTGCTCAGACACCTACCATGGCCCTTATGCCAACTCAGAGCCTGAGGTGAAATCCATCGTGGACTTTGTGAAGAGCCATGGGAACATCAAAGCTTTTGTCTCCATCCACAGCtactcccagctcctcctctaCCCCTATGGCTACACCACCACCCCAGCTCCTGACCAGAAGGAACTG CATGAGATCTCCCAGAAGGCAGTGGCAGCTCTGGAATCTCTGTATGGCACTGAGTACAAATATGGCagcatcatcaccaccatct ACAAAGCCAGTGGATCAACCATTGACTGGACCTACAACCAGGGCATTAAATATTCCTTCACCTTCGAGCTGAGGGACACGGGGCGCTACGGgttcctgctccctgccacccAGATTGTCCCCACTGCTGAGGAGACCTGGCTGGCCCTGAAGGTCATCATGCTCCATGCACGGGACAACCTctactga
- the LOC139791688 gene encoding carboxypeptidase A2-like encodes MKLGLIFSALLGVSLCLETFVGHQVLRIKTRDDDEVQKLQFLESQEHLQLDFWINPSSTFLPVDVRVPASNLQAVKSFLESYGIEYSILIEDLQDVLDKEKQDMVESRQRERSSTGFDFGNYHSLDDIYAELDHLASEYSDIIQKLQIGQSYEKRPLYVLQFSTGGRNRPAIWLDAGIHSREWVTQASAIWIAKKIASDYGTDPSITSLLNKMDIFLLPVTNPDGYVYTHTTNRMWRKTRSKIPGSVCVGVDPNRNWDAGFGGPGASSNPCSDSYRGPSANSEVEVKSVVDFIKQHGNFKAFLTLHSYSQLLMYPYGYKCTRPADYAELDSLGRIAARSIKSLHGTTFTVGSICTTIYQASGGSIDWSYDSGIKYSYAFELRDTGRFGFLLPANQIIPAAEETWLGLKKIMEHVRDNPY; translated from the exons ATGAAGCTGGGTTTGATCTTCAGTGCCCTCCTCGGGGTTTCCTTGTGCCTGGAAACTTTTGTTGG GCACCAGGTTCTTCGGATCAAGACCAGAGATGATGATGAGGTTCAGAAGTTGCAGTTTTTGGAATCCCAGGAGCACCTTCAG CTTGATTTCTGGATCAACCCTTCCAGCACTTTTCTCCCTGTGGATGTCAGAGTCCCTGCTAGCAATCTCCAAGCAGTCAAATCCTTCCTGGAATCCTATGGGATTGAATACTCCATCCTCATTGAAGACCTGCAG GATGTTCTggataaagaaaaacaagatatGGTGGAGAGTCGGCAAAGGGAGCGCAGCAGCACCGGCTTTGACTTTGGGAATTACCACTCTTTAGATGAT atttatGCAGAACTGGATCATCTTGCATCTGAGTACAGTGACATTATCCAGAAGCTCCAGATTGGGCAATCCTATGAAAAAAGACCTTTGTATGTACTCCAG TTCAGCACTGGAGGAAGGAACCGTCCTGCCATCTGGCTCGATGCTGGGATCCACTCCCGAGAGTGGGTCACCCAAGCAAGTGCCATCTGGATAGCTAAAAAG ATTGCCTCTGACTATGGGACTGATccatccatcacctccctgctgaACAAAATGGACATTTTCCTGCTGCCAGTGACAAATCCTGATGGATATGTGTACACTCACACCACA AATCGCATGTGGAGGAAAACCCGCTCCAAGATTCCAGGCAGTGTCTGTGTTGGAGTTGATCCAAACAGGAACTGGGATGCAGGCTTTGGAG gtcctggagccagcagcaaCCCCTGCTCTGACTCTTACCGTGGGCCCAGTGCCAACTCCGAGGTGGAAGTTAAATCTGTTGTTGACTTCATTAAGCAGCACGGAAACTTCAAGGCCTTCCTCACCCTCCACAGTTACTCTCAGCTCCTGATGTATCCCTATGGCTACAAATGCACCAGACCTGCAGACTATGCTGAGCTG gatTCCTTGGGAAGAATTGCTGCCAGATCCATCAAATCCCTTCATGGCACAACCTTTACAGTGGGGAGCATCTGCACTACTATCT acCAAGCCAGTGGGGGCAGCATTGACTGGAGCTACGACTCTGGCATCAAATACTCCTACGCCTTCGAGCTGCGCGACACCGGGCGCTTCGGTTTCCTCCTGCCAGCCAACCAAATcatcccagctgcagaggagacCTGGCTGGGGCTGAAGAAAATCATGGAGCACGTCCGAGACAACCCCTACTAA
- the LOC139791687 gene encoding carboxypeptidase A1-like isoform X2: MRSRSACSRGWVSRRTFSLSHPADLLVPFSSLQEVKSFLEARNIPYSIIMEDVQKLLDEEQKNMTKSRRERSTSTFDFGSYHTMEEIFSWMDTLVENHPDLVSKLQIGQSFEDRPLYVLKFSTGGSNRSAIWLDTGTHSREWITQAIGVWTANKIAEEYGQDPSITAILDSMDIFFEVIANPDGFAFTHSSNRLWRKTRSLNPGSHCIGVDPNRNWDAGFGGSGSSSKPCSEIYRGPYPHSEKEVKAIVDFILSHGNVKSVISIHSYSQMLLFPYGYKRAPAPHHQELNELAKKAVSDLAAVYGTKYTYGSVADTIYLADGTTIDWAYLNGVKYSFTFELRDTGHYGFLLPNTQIIPTATETWPALVDIMVHVLEHPY; this comes from the exons atgaggagcagaTCAGCCTGCTCAAGGGGCTGGGTGAGCAGGAGGACCTTCAG CCTCAGCCACCCAGCTGACCTCCTGGTGCCTTTCTCCAGCCTCCAAGAAGTCAAAAGCTTCCTGGAGGCCAGGAACATTCCCTACAGCATCATCATGGAGGACGTGCAG AAACTCCTGGATGAGGAACAGAAGAACATGACAAAGTCCAGGAGGGAGAGAAGCACCAGCACGTTTGATTTTGGCTCCTACCACACGATGGAAGAG ATCTTCAGCTGGATGGACACGCTGGTGGAGAATCATCCCGACCTCGTCAGCAAACTCCAGATCGGGCAGAGCTTTGAGGACAGACCCTTGTACGTGCTGAAG TTCAGCACCGGGGGATCCAATCGCTCGGCCATCTGGCTGGACACTGGCACCCACTCCCGGGAATGGATCACCCAAGCCATCGGTGTCTGGACGGCCAACAAG ATTGCTGAGGAGTATGGTCAGGACCCCTCCATCACTGCCATCCTGGACAGCATGGACATCTTCTTTGAGGTCATTGCCAACCCTGATGGCTTTGCCTTCACCCACAGCTCT AACCGTCTGTGGCGCAAGACGAGGTCCCTCAACCCTGGGTCCCACTGCATTGGTGTGGATCCCAACAGGAACTGGGATGCAGGCTTTGGAG GTTCTGGCTCCAGCAGCAAACCCTGCTCTGAGATCTACCGTGGTCCTTACCCCCACTCTGAGAAGGAAGTCAAAGCCATCGTGGACTTCATCCTCAGCCATGGGAATGTGAAATCCGTCATCTCCATCCACAGCTACTCCCAGATGCTCCTTTTCCCCTATGGCTACAAGAGAGCACCTGCACCCCACCACCAGGAACTG AATGAGCTGGCTAAAAAGGCAGTGAGTGACTTGGCTGCTGTTTATGGGACCAAATACACCTATGGCAGCGTGGCAGACACCATCT ACTTGGCAGATGGCACCACCATTGACTGGGCCTACCTCAACGGGGTGAAATATTCCTTCACCTTCGAGCTGAGGGACACGGGACACTACGGATTCCTCCTGCCCAACACCCAGATCATCCCCACTGCCACCGAGACCTGGCCAGCTTTGGTGGACATCATGGTCCACGTCCTGGAGCATCCATACTGA